A single Anopheles maculipalpis chromosome 3RL, idAnoMacuDA_375_x, whole genome shotgun sequence DNA region contains:
- the LOC126562353 gene encoding proline-rich protein PRCC, protein MSLVAYEYSSDEESDHEEPKEAEQTVVNQNDTHTDHNSGTEQNAIEPKDPADDDSEAPKNHLHLPAPKHLNDLSVVEEDDEFLRKKAVPANIPLPQPPSALSLPAKPKVRNGKVQITIPSMKEFADGDDVQNAKKEKPIIGAALPKKTTNLLSMLPKPRTALFDSKPSASSSSAGPSTSASFSKRLVPDSVANRPRNVPLSATKSSSRTTVDASTKPIKSAVSSTTQPDNSDEDEDGDEEQMFDFFSFNKVEELPTVSTNEISAMVAKKAAKLAENVRKLTEAEEQAEANASAAYENDTAATHQTEDASEDLASETALSALIGGNRAKRARIEEVDLIEITSADIVPSKEDFLRRQLQDETGYVPTGHLVGDWTCTSKRKSHITQLASKAQANAQELEAMWAANRQSRRQTQSKYGF, encoded by the coding sequence ATGTCCCTGGTGGCTTACGAGTACAGCAGCGACGAAGAATCGGATCATGAAGAACCGAAAGAAGCTGAACAAACGGTGGTGAATCAAAACGACACCCACACGGATCACAACAGCGGAACGGAACAGAACGCAATAGAACCCAAAGATCCCGCCGATGACGATTCTGAAGCACCGAAGAATCATTTGCATCTTCCTGCCCCAAAACATCTAAACGATCTAAGCGTGGTGGAAGAAGATGATGAATTCCTACGCAAAAAGGCAGTTCCGGCTAACATCCCACTACCACAGCCTCCGTCCGCCTTGAGCCTGCCTGCAAAGCCCAAAGTCCGCAATGGTAAGGTGCAGATTACCATCCCCTCAATGAAGGAATTCGCGGATGGAGATGATGtgcaaaatgcaaagaaagaaaagccaaTCATTGGTGCGGCACTACCGAAGAAAACGACAAACCTGTTGAGTATGTTACCGAAACCGAGGACTGCCCTGTTTGACTCCAAACCGTCAGCGTCAAGCAGCTCGGCCGGTCCATCCACAAGTGCCAGCTTTAGCAAACGTCTCGTTCCTGATTCTGTTGCCAATCGACCGCGCAATGTTCCACTGAGTGCGACCAAGTCGAGCAGTCGTACAACCGTCGATGCCTCCACAAAACCAATCAAATCTGCTGTGTCATCAACTACGCAACCAGACAACAGCGACGAGGACGAAGATGGAGACGAGGAGCAAATGTTTGATTTCTTCTCGTTCAACAAAGTCGAAGAATTGCCCACGGTCAGTACGAACGAAATCAGTGCGATGGTTGCTAAAAAAGCTGCCAAACTTGCGGAGAACGTCCGTAAATTAACTGAAGCGGAAGAACAAGCGGAAGCTAATGCATCCGCTGCGTACGAAAACGATACCGCTGCAACACACCAGACGGAGGACGCATCGGAAGATTTGGCAAGTGAGACAGCTCTGTCCGCCCTCATCGGCGGTAATCGTGCTAAGCGGGCCCGCATTGAGGAGGTCGATCTGATCGAAATTACATCCGCGGACATTGTTCCATCGAAGGAAGACTTTTTGCGACGCCAACTGCAGGATGAAACGGGTTACGTGCCGACCGGACATCTGGTGGGCGATTGGACGTGCACCAGCAAGCGAAAATCGCACATCACACAGCTGGCAAGCAAGGCACAAGCGAACGCGCAGGAGCTGGAAGCAATGTGGGCCGCAAACCGACAATCCAGGCGGCAAACGCAAAGTAAATACGGGTTTTGA
- the LOC126562304 gene encoding general transcription factor IIE subunit 1, translating to MGDQRYVTEIPSSLKQLARFVVRGFYTIEDALVVDMLVRNPCMKEDDICELLKFERKMLRARIAILRNDKFLQVRLKMETGPDGKAQKVNYYFINYKTFVNVVKYKLDHMRKRMETEERDATSRASFKCSNCKKTFTDLEADQLFDFATSEFRCTYCGNAVDEDSSALPKKDSRLLLAKFNEQLQPLYDLLRQVEGIKLAPEILEPEPVDIDTIRGIAKPTTKAPTEQWSGEATRSSGFVVEETRVDITIGDSDTLDTTTQRKDRPVWMTESTVISNDMDDNSVDAILEKAAFTSTQPTSIGSGSAGNNSTTTNVMSTRSRKDADDIMSVLLQHEKQSANSTANEAVRGLGQNNDGNSSDTSDDDRDIENAEIPSVEIMDSASDDDMPTVTVAGKPYPLDEINDTLIADMTPQEKETYIQVYQDHFSHIYD from the exons ATGGGGGACCAAAGGTACGTTACCGAGATACCAAGCAGCCTGAAACAGCTGGCCCGATTCGTGGTCCGAGGGTTCTACACGATCGAGGACGCACTTGTGGTCGACATGCTGGTGAGGAACCCGTGCATGAAGGAGGACGACATCTGTGAGCTGTTAAAATTTGAACGTAAAATGCTGCGCGCCCGGATAGCCATTCTTCGCAATGACAAATTTCTGCAAGTGCGACTCAAAATGGAAACTGGCCCGGATGGGAAAGCGCAAAAGGTGAACTATTACTTTATCAACTACAAAACGTTCGTAAACGTGGTAAAGTACAAGCTGGATCATATGCGCAAACGGATGGAGACAGAAGAGCGGGACGCCACCAGCAGAGCGAGCTTCAAATGTTCTAACTGTAAGAAAACGTTTACGGATCTGGAAGCCGATCAGCTGTTCGATTTCGCTACGAGCGAGTTCCGCTGTACGTATTGTGGAAATGCGGTGGACGAAGATAGTTCCGCATTGCCGAAGAAAGACTCAAGACTGCTACTAGCCAAGTTTAACGAGCAGTTGCAACCACTGTACGATCTGTTGCGGCAGGTCGAAGGTATCAAGCTGGCACCCGAAATACTAGAACCAGAACCGGTAGACATAGACACTATACGAGG AATCgcaaaaccaaccaccaaagCACCGACGGAGCAGTGGTCAGGCGAAGCCACCCGATCCAGCGGGTTTGTCGTGGAGGAAACGCGTGTCGACATTACGATCGGTGATAGCGACACACTCGATACGACCACACAGCGTAAGGATCGGCCTGTATGGATGACGGAATCAACCGTCATTTCAAACGATATGGACGACAATTCGGTCGATGCCATCCTGGAGAAAGCTGCCTTTACCTCAACGCAACCCACTTCGATCGGTAGTGGTAGTGCGGGCAACAACAGTACCACCACGAACGTTATGTCCACCCGCAGTCGAAAGGATGCGGACGATATTATGTCGGTATTGCTGCAGCATGAAAAACAAAGCGCCAACAGTACGGCAAACGAGGCGGTGCGCGGTTTGGGACAAAACAACGATGGCAACTCGAGTGATACTAGCGATGACGATCGGGACATCGAAAATGCGGAAATACCGAGCGTCGAAATAATGGATTCCGCGTCGGACGACGACATGCCGACGGTAACCGTAGCCGGCAAGCCATATCCGCTGGATGAAATCAATGACACGCTGATAGCAGATATGACACCGCAGGAAAAGGAAACCTACATACAGGTGTACCAGGACCACTTCAGTCACATTTACGATTAA
- the LOC126562732 gene encoding rab-like protein 3 isoform X1, which translates to MTLCVLLAQFVVRFHEGQVRWWHAFSLHCMAAIDKVRVLVVGDSGVGKTSLTHLIANNEPLTSPGWTVGCSVEVKLHEYKEGTPAQNTFFVELWDVGGSISHKNTRSVFYNPTHGIVLVHDLTNRKSQENLQRWLAEILNKEGKDALKGADTIDMDPEQFLGSTQFKHCQIPILVIGTKLDLLDESHKQKIVNRTSAGSIAEQCGADEICLNCHESRSLAAGTTDSVKLARFFDKVIERKYHNRDTGRKYATNYTSTMAGSFGTYPSLQATVQNSTYSYLNTNPVTESLS; encoded by the exons ATGACTCTGTGTGTGCTTCTCGCTCAgtttgttgttcgttttcaCGAAGGCCAGGTTCGGTGGTGGCACGCTTTTTCACTTCACTGTATGGCGGCTATCGACAAAGTTCGCGTGCTGGTTGTTGGCGATTCCG GTGTAGGCAAAACATCGCTCACACATCTAATCGCCAACAATGAACCGCTCACATCACCCGGCTGGACGGTGGGCTGCTCGGTGGAGGTAAAATTGCACGAATATAAAGAAGGAACACCGGCCCAGAATACGTTCTTCGTTGAGCTGTGGGATGTGGGTGGTTCGATCAGTCACAAAAACACCCGGAGTGTCTTTTACAATCCAACGCACGGTATCGTGCTCGTGCACGACCTGACCAACAGAAAGAGCCAGGAAAACCTGCAGCGGTGGCTGGCGGAAATACTGAACAAGGAGGGAAAGGATGCGCTAAAGGGTGCCGATACGATCGATATGGATCCGGAACAGTTCCTCGGTTCGACACAG TTTAAACATTGTCAGATCCCTATACTGGTGATTGGAACGAAGCTGGACCTGTTGGATGAGAGCCACAAGCAAAAAATCGTGAACCGAACATCAGCCGGTAGCATAGCAGAGCAGTGTGGGGCGGATGAAATATGTCTAAACTGTCACGAATCTCGATCGTTGGCTGCGGGCACAACGGATTCAGTAAAGTTGGCACGATTTTTCGATAAAGTGATCGAGCGAAAGTATCACAACAGAGATACGGGGAGAAAATATGCAACAAACTATACTTCTACCATGGCCGGTTCCTTTGGCACGTACCCTTCTCTTCAAGCCACAGTGCAAAATTCTACATACAGCTATCTTAACACTAATCCGGTGACTGAAAGCTTATCGTGA
- the LOC126562732 gene encoding rab-like protein 3 isoform X2, with protein sequence MTLCVLLAQFVVRFHEGQVRWWHAFSLHCMAAIDKVRVLVVGDSGVGKTSLTHLIANNEPLTSPGWTVGCSVEVKLHEYKEGTPAQNTFFVELWDVGGSISHKNTRSVFYNPTHGIVLVHDLTNRKSQENLQRWLAEILNKEGKDALKGADTIDMDPEQFLGSTQIPILVIGTKLDLLDESHKQKIVNRTSAGSIAEQCGADEICLNCHESRSLAAGTTDSVKLARFFDKVIERKYHNRDTGRKYATNYTSTMAGSFGTYPSLQATVQNSTYSYLNTNPVTESLS encoded by the exons ATGACTCTGTGTGTGCTTCTCGCTCAgtttgttgttcgttttcaCGAAGGCCAGGTTCGGTGGTGGCACGCTTTTTCACTTCACTGTATGGCGGCTATCGACAAAGTTCGCGTGCTGGTTGTTGGCGATTCCG GTGTAGGCAAAACATCGCTCACACATCTAATCGCCAACAATGAACCGCTCACATCACCCGGCTGGACGGTGGGCTGCTCGGTGGAGGTAAAATTGCACGAATATAAAGAAGGAACACCGGCCCAGAATACGTTCTTCGTTGAGCTGTGGGATGTGGGTGGTTCGATCAGTCACAAAAACACCCGGAGTGTCTTTTACAATCCAACGCACGGTATCGTGCTCGTGCACGACCTGACCAACAGAAAGAGCCAGGAAAACCTGCAGCGGTGGCTGGCGGAAATACTGAACAAGGAGGGAAAGGATGCGCTAAAGGGTGCCGATACGATCGATATGGATCCGGAACAGTTCCTCGGTTCGACACAG ATCCCTATACTGGTGATTGGAACGAAGCTGGACCTGTTGGATGAGAGCCACAAGCAAAAAATCGTGAACCGAACATCAGCCGGTAGCATAGCAGAGCAGTGTGGGGCGGATGAAATATGTCTAAACTGTCACGAATCTCGATCGTTGGCTGCGGGCACAACGGATTCAGTAAAGTTGGCACGATTTTTCGATAAAGTGATCGAGCGAAAGTATCACAACAGAGATACGGGGAGAAAATATGCAACAAACTATACTTCTACCATGGCCGGTTCCTTTGGCACGTACCCTTCTCTTCAAGCCACAGTGCAAAATTCTACATACAGCTATCTTAACACTAATCCGGTGACTGAAAGCTTATCGTGA
- the LOC126563306 gene encoding adenosine 5'-monophosphoramidase HINT1 — MSDEVAKAQAADAAANDTIFGKILRNEIPAKFIYEDDKCVAFNDVNPQAPVHFLVIPRKTIPQLSKASEEDEALLGHLMLVGKKVAVEQGLEEGYRVVINDGKNGAQSVYHLHLHFLGGRQMQWPPG, encoded by the exons ATGTCGGACGAGGTAGCAAAAGCGCAGGCTGCCGATGCCGCCGCCAACGATACCATTTTCGGGAAAATTCTTCGCAACGAAATCCCTGCTAAATTTATCTACGAAGATGATAAG TGCGTTGCATTTAACGATGTGAATCCGCAAGCACCGGTGCACTTTCTCGTTATTCCTCGCAAAACCATTCCCCAGCTTTCCAAGGCATCGGAAGAGGACGAGGCACTGCTCGGACATCTGATGCTGGTCGGCAAGAAGGTAGCAGTGGAGCAAGGACTAGAGGAAGGTTATCGTGTCGTTATCAACGACGGTAAGAACGGTGCTCAGTCAGTTTATCATCTGCACTTGCATTTCCTCGGTGGACGTCAGATGCAGTGGCCTCCGGGATAA
- the LOC126562591 gene encoding uncharacterized protein LOC126562591, whose product MLIILLCILGSTSAWYETSSWSTSTRRYYATQDHQSQRQWTEPYFDLGVSRNVTVREGETAFLTCRVENLAKYSISWVRHHDLHILAINADTFTSDERFQALYNDQTEEWTLKIRKTRRKDTGIYECQISTMPVKSLQLYLIVLDESQLVRRQDDILYDIPPSSGEHLEGQKAGDAYNRMYADRVNDYLFLATTTQILEGTIVYGYKGQNVNLTCIVNHNYDRRPSHIVWYHQKDIVAYESLRKRGRSSLNSITSHHLIRNAEFDDAGNYTCAPELYPSASTIVHILDDEEAQESNGTNRRRIDVLTRLFCGTLVMLSILYNHRDRMS is encoded by the exons GCTCCACCAGTGCCTGGTACGAAACCAGCTCTTGGAGTACCTCCACTCGACGCTATTACGCCACGCAAGACCATCAATCCCAACGACAATGGACCGAACCGTACTTCGATCTCGGCGTTTCCCGCAACGTGACGGTGCGGGAAGGTGAAACGGCATTCCTTACCTGCCGGGTGGAAAATCTGGCCAAGTACAGCATCTCCTGGGTGCGTCACCACGATCTGCACATACTGGCCATCAACGCGGACACGTTCACGTCGGACGAGCGGTTTCAGGCGCTGTACAACGACCAAACCGAGGAGTGGACGCTGAAGATAAGGAAAACGCGCAGGAAGGACACCGGTATCTACGAGTGCCAGATATCAACCATGCCGGTGAAGAGTTTGCAGCTGTATCTGATTGTTCTCG ACGAATCGCAGCTAGTCAGACGACAGGACGACATACTTTACGACATTCCGCCGTCCTCTGGAGAGCATTTGGAGGGCCAAAAGGCGGGTGACGCCTACAATCGGATGTATGCGGATCGAGTTAATG ATTATCTCTTTCTAGCGACGACTACACAAATCCTCGAAGGTACGATCGTGTACGGCTACAAAGGACAGAACGTCAATCTCACCTGCATCGTCAACCACAACTACGACCGGCGACCGAGTCACATCGTATGGTACCATCAAAAGGAT ATCGTTGCCTACGAGTCGCTACGGAAGCGTGGACGATCCTCGCTGAACAGCATCACTTCGCATCATCTGATACGGAACGCTGAGTTCGATGACGCTGGAAATTACACCTGCGCTCCGGAGCTCTATCCAAGCGCCAGTACGATTGTGCACATCCTAGACG ATGAAGAAGCGCAAGAGTCCAACGGTACCAACCGAAGACGGATAGATGTGCTGACGAGGTTGTTTTGCGGAACACTGGTAATGTTGAGTATACTGTACAATCATCGCGATAGGATGAGTTAG